The segment ATTGAACATTGATGATGGCATAGTAAAAGAGGGTTCCGGGGTTGTCATGATTGGGGGTTTTACGAGACAGATACGAGAGTTGGATCCTTGGCTATAATCGGTTTATTGGAATCTATTCTATCTTAGATGTGAAATTATGGGACATTTGGAATGGTCTGATGATTGCATTAGATATATGATTTgacaatttgataattttttcaaACGGTCAAGAGGCAACACAAGCTCTACAAAGTAAGTCTTCAAAGGGTTCGAATTCCGCTTTGGTCAGAAGAATCCGATTGTTATTCGCTAAAATGGTGCATTGGTCGATTCGTCATGTTTTTAGATAACTCAACAAAGATGTTGATAAAGCGAAAATGATGGTTGGTTATAACAGTGGCCTTCAATTTTTTGAAACGCCTCCAAGGGGACTTGAGTATATATCTAAATAGTTCTTTGTAAtactttttcttttaaaaaaaaaggctACATTTGTTTGTGAATTCTTTCTCCGAAATCACACATGACTGCTTTAGCATTAcccttaaaattattattttagtaataaaattaatttttacttaaatataattataaaatgtataagcattgatatgaatattattaattattgttAGCTTTAACTTATAAAGCTTTTTATACAACtaacatttaaaataaaatttttcttaagtaatttcatgaaaatattattaaaaatctcATTGTAgattttaagattttaaaatagtaaaaaaaaacctttaatagagtcaattcaaaataatttcaatatgtTCCAACTTGTAAGCACTTTTCAAGGGTTAAATATGGATACCTTACCTAAAGTGCCAATAGAGGTCAGTAGACAACCATTTCTGGAAGTAAAATATAGATTCTTCAGGTATCAATGCTGAACACAAAATATATATACTTGTCTTTACGGTATCAATATTTTTTTGCTTCTAACGGTTATTCATTGGCACTCCAAAAAGCATGAAATTAATACTCAatcatcacaaaaaaaaaaaaaaaaagtttatttcTTACCTTCTTTCTCTTGTGCATATTTTTGTGAAAGATTTATGTAAGCTTTATTCATCTTACTGAAAGCTAAACACCTACCAGTTTTTTGTTTATACAAATTTACCATTTTGTAAGTTTGGTTCAATCTTTATAATTACcattgccaaaaaaaaaaaaaaagataatggtTTTTATGTTATAGTGAACTCAAAACTTGTTAAGAATTGAGGTGAAGGTAATGGAGATCGATGGttaaatcattataaattatttgtgttaattttttaaatttgaaataaataaaatttttaattatctaTTCATATTCTTTCGTTTTTCTTTTCCGAAAAAGGGAATAAACTTTTATTTAACAATTACTTCAAGGTTGAATACATAACTATCCCTTAGCATCATTTAAAAGTAGATTTCAACAACAAGATGGATTAGAGCAAACAAGTGATTTAAACAATCAAGTGATTTTTTTTCAATTGTATAAGTTGAGAAATTTGAATCGGTTGTTTCCTACTGTCGGTAGGAATAATGTGGTATAACGAGTGCCAAGGAAAGCATGAACCATGAGACATAAGTTGGGTCTGGAAACATACCGATTGAAACCAGACGAAATACAGTGTTCAAGATGTTAGAAAACGAAACAAATATCATTTCACAAACGTTGTCGGGACTGGTCATTGACACTGTCATTAGATGGTGATCTCACTTCTCTATAGTCTTCAAGATCTAGTGGGGGTCCACCCAACACTCTCACATGCAATTTTTTATACCTTCATCCCCCCCGTTCTCTCCTGTCttcattttcaatttctttggtcaaataataaattaaacccctcaaaaaaaaaaatcgtcCCATTTTTTGAGGTATAATATATTTACAAAGCTAAattattgtatgcaaagtttaaaaaaacaaaatgcaGACACAAACCATGACTGACACAGTGACATCAGGCATACATGGACTCAAGGCcttcaaaaaaaaaacagaagCAGGCTTTGAATCATCATAACAATGACTATATTATCGTGTTGAAGTGaccaatatatatacatatgcagGCGATAGCAGCCCAGGGACGACGTCGATAAATAtgtaaaaagagaaaagaaaagagaaacaaagGGGAATGCGTGTGAAAATGAAGCAATGAAACAAATAGTGATGTATATAGAAATATAGTCCGGCCGAATCACCATTTTCATGATTAGGTCCTGCCCTGCTCCGACAAAAGCTGTCGGCGCCAACCACCGCCCGCCgtgactctttttttttttaacctttCAAATCGTTTCGTTCAAAAGCTTAATtaaaatttactatttaatttgaGTTTTGACCATTATTCTGTTTTTTACTTGCatgttcttttattattattttcactcTAACCAAGTCCCACCTCGGATAACGATTATTCACTTTTACTTAAGTCATTATCAACAATAtcgataaaaagaaaaaaaagaaagaccaAGTGCCTGTCTAAGTACTTCTTTTACTTTCACTTGTTCTAGTTTGTAAACTAGAGTTGTCTTCTCCCCtcattctattttctttttctttctcttttacgCTATATTATTGCAAGGGAAAAGATGTTTCCTGTGAAAAGTTTCAGTGGGGTTGAGAATAACAACAGCCCGGTCATGTTAATGGAGGGTGACGATTCCTTTAAGGATTTATCGGAGAGAAAATCAGCGGAAGCCTGTAACAGTCACAAGGAAGCTGAAAGGAGGCGCAGGCAACGTATCAATGCACATTTCTCAACTCTCCGTTCTCTCCTCCCCAACACCACTAAGGTTCttttaacaaaacaaaaacaaacaatGCTACTGTTAGTGTTACGATTGATGTTGTTTTAACGTCTCTGTCTTTTTGGAACAGACGGATAAGGCATCGTTACTGGCGGAGGTTGTTCATCACGTGAGGGAGCTAAAGAGGCAAGTGGAAGACGTAGGGCGGCGCGGCCGCGACGGTTGTTGTAGTAACAGCCGACCGGAGCTCGACAAGTCGTGGCCGTTTCCTGGGGAATGTGACGAGGCGACGTTGAGCTTTTGTAACGAAGGAGGGAAGTTGTTGAAAGCGACGATTTGTTGCGAGGATAGGCCGGGTTTGAACCACGATTTGAGCCGGGTGATTAGGTTGGTTCAGGCTAAGGTGGTTCGGGCTGAGATGACGACGGTTGGTGGGCGGACCAAGAGCGTCGTGGTGATGCAATGGAGCGGCGATGAGGAGCAAGTTGGACCGTTGAAACGGGCTTTGAAGGATGTGGTGGAGAACCGGGTTTCTAGGTTGGCCCAAGGGCCGGGAAGTAAACGGGCTCGGGTTTTTGGGTCGAATAGTGAAACTGGACATGGGTTTTTGGTAGGTTGAGGAAGTGTTTGATTTTGTTGATGTGATAATGCCATAATGGTAAATTAGAAAATAACTTGAATATTATAAGGTTAAattaaatgtgtatatatattatattatactcTCAATTGGTTAATTTTGAGGAATTTGggatgttttattattatagtaTAGTATATATAAGAGAGGTTTCTTCAAGTTTTCCTTATTTATCTTTTCCtactatttatatttatatttataataaataaggCATGCTTGTCTACTTATTTggtgctttcttttcttttgtttgttaactcttttaactccatatgttatttttaaattaatgtcAATTTAAATTTTTCTACTTCTCCGGTGATTCAATTGATTATTTTCGTgttattaagttttaatttaagCACAATGATTAAGTGTTAGCAAATATAACTAATTTGAGCAATAATGAGTTTCAATGACAATACTGAAAGGTGTTATATGTTaggtaatatataaattattatttttaaataaaaggcatTTATTAAAGAGAAAAATAAGATAAGAAGTCAATTATAAAACAAGAAAAGCACCTAAATTCAAATCATGATGCTTATCCAATACATCCAAACCTAGTTCCACTCATCAATATCCACATTAGCCAAAATACATTTCATGTAGTTTACTTTTCAAAGTCATCTTTGTGAAAACGTGTGTAAGTTTATTGGCATCCCTACGAATCTAATGGAATGAGAACGGATGGAAGCCAAAGGCAATAGTGACACAATTTTtaagaattaattttgaatccaaGACATCCAAATGATCAAGATGAAAAGCTTGCCAGAAATGTTGATTATCGGTTTCAAAAAAACACCATCCAAATGCAACGATTGAAACCAAGAAACAACCTTATGCGTAGCTAAAATTTCAgccataaaagaatcaaaattaCTCTTCATGAAGGTCGCAATAAATCTCACGGAACCACTTGTTTCATTGCGCACAATAGCAGCCCATCCCATTTCGCCACTCTAGCGCTGTCAATATTACATTTAAGCATCTCAATATTCGGCTTTCTCCAACAAACGTCGCATCCCTCAACCGCCGGACGCAGGACTGACTGATAGGAATGAACCATGCATGCCCCAACCAACATTGTAAAAATTCGTCCACATAATGCACAAGTTAGTCGGCTGTCATAGAAATTTGTTTCCAAACCATCACATTTCTGCTAAACCAAATGCCCCAGAACACGCCTCCTCTTTTCATCTTGCTGCTTAACCAGCATGCAAGCAACAAACTCCTTAACCGAACCATTGATAGGCACAAAACCAGTTTCCTGCCAAACAGTTGTTGCAAAGGGGCAATGAAAAAAAATGTGCTCCACATCCTTACTGGCATGACGACATCTAATACAGATTCATTGCAAGTATGGTGAGACTTTTTAAAATaagaatttaatatatattattaatgtaattaattgaATTGGTATCATAAATTAGTCTTATATTAATTCAGATTTAAAGTGATTAAAAATAGCCTTATATTCAATTTTGAGTTACATATAGGATTAAATGATATTtaacacaaaattttaaatttttattaattatcttTACAATTTGCTGTTATTTCTTTTTATAATAACTAcctcctttatatatatatatatatatatatatatatatatatatatttacttttctttttaaaaaatgtcACCTGAGCGTATAGAAATCTAGTATATATTAATAAGAGAATgtgttaataaaatttataaaattaaacctCACATCTTATACCCTAAAATGGTAATAAATCATATCCAAGTGAAATCCTGTACTAACATAGTACGTCGTGTGGTAAAATGACCAAATCAGAGTTCTTAAATGATTATGTTAGGGGACACATCACTACTCACAATTACACATTTAAACATGAtgttaaaataaatcaaatttaaattgaatagagacatattttataatatttattataattataacagttaaaataaatctttataatAACAACAACTAAATTCAGGAGTCAGataatcaaatatataaaaaagatTGAATCAAAGATGTTAAAAAATTTCAAAGCATGAATGCTTCATTAAATTTGATGAACACGTTATTTTGTAGTTTGAAATTGATTGCTTGAGAGGATAAAGGCAAAGCCACTTGTTTTGTAGCTTTGCATGACTAGCGAAGGGGACCAATATTTTTTTAGGTATTTGTTTTTGCTTGTTCAGACCCCACAAAGATTGGATAACTATTGGTGTTCCGTTTGCTTGGATAAGCATGCCTTGTTTGTCTTCGTCACCctctcaagtatgccaacaatCCTGGAGaacaaaacaattttaaaataaaataaaataaaaatacaaaaacccCCAATCTGAAAACTTTACGTGATGATATGGAGAACACGATCATGGAAACAGAGCTATAAAAGGAAATTCATTATTACGAAGCAAATGCAAAGGTGGGAAGAGAAATGGCCTGGTTGATCCGTAAGTATAATAATCGTAAATTCAAGGAGTATGATATTCTGATATggaagttttgtaattttttttggtGATATGTGAACTTGAATTTAGGCTTTAAAGCTCGATCGCTTGTATCAGCGACAAGGTCACTACGCGATACCCTCGATTCTTATCGCTGCTCACTGTCTCATTTCTCTGGGTTTACTACCGATGACTCTGTTCGCAGTTTCCCGAGGAAATGGCTTTGTTCAAAAGCGGTGCGTTTTGTTGATAATATTCTTTTCTCTTGtttcatttctttctttctcccacaATGATTCCCTCCTTTTGATATGTACATATATACTTGGATagatgagattgaatgatgtggACGACATACAATCAAGGTCATCGTCTTCACCGGATATCACTAGGTAAAATATggctttcaatttctgttgtttAGATTATTATAAGATATTAGGTTCAAATTCAGTTTTTGAGGCTGTTGATTCTCCAAGCTTTTAATGGAAAGATGATTGCAGTCAATGAAATTCCATAGCCAGAGACCATTTCAGTACATATTCCCAAATGTCATTAATAACCCATGTTACTTGAGTTCTGTTATACTTTTGGATTAGCTACTTGAAAGTTGAAACCATAGCATTCTCTATATCTACAGGAGGCCCTCGGTTTCTGCTTCTAGCAATTCCCTAGGTGTAGGACTACAAGAAGTTACAGGCTCCAAATTGAACTTGTTTGACGAGTTGAAACTGAGGTTTCTGAGTTTTAAACATCACAAATATTTGTAAGTTCTACTTAGCAGTAGGGTCATAAAATAAAGGTTCCCATGAtctgtttttttcttttaattccttgtaaattttcattttcaaacagGGAAGAATTGGAGCATTTTGAAACACTTAAAGAAGCTCAAACACCCAAGGTTATAAACCAAACCAAACCAAAGCCACTTTATCAATTTCCCTCATCATGCCTGTTCTATGTGACCAATTAGACTAACAAGTTTTCAAAGACAGTTTATGGTGATTGCTTGTGCAGATTCCAGGGTGTGTCCTTCTACAATCCTTGGGTTTCGACCAGGGGAAGCCTTCATGATTCGAAATGTAGCTAATCTTGTTCCTCCACTCcaggtattattattattatttagccaTGCTGTCTTCAACTTCATTGAATTTGACAAAGCAATGAAAACACATACTACAGATTTCATTAAAATTTATCCTTTTCGCAGAAGGGACCTTCAGAAACTAACGCTGCCCTTGAATTTGCAGTAAAAACTCTTCAAGTAAGTGATTATTTATTGGCAAGAATACACAAGCAGCTGTTTATAAACGTATAACTTGCCAGTTTTCGTAAAATAGAGTATAAAAGGTAGATCAAAACTCAGAaaacatggtttttttttttttttcattactaGGTTGAAAACATATTAATTATCGGTCACAGTTGCTGCGGAGGAATTCAGACCCTTATGAGCATGCAAGATAATAGTGACTCCAGGTGATGATATATGTTTTTCCTGTTTTAGCCTTAAACGAAGCCGCAGAATTTTTTGAGCCTCAATTTATTTGTTCATTTCGAGCAGTTTTATCAAAACTTGGGTTACTAATGGGAAAAATGCAAAGTTAACAACAGAATCTGCCGCAAACCACCTTAGCTTCGATCAACAATGCCGTCTCTGTGAGAAAGTCAGCACTCTTTTTCTAACATTTGGCATCACAAACTCCATAGTTATATGTATTTATTGGAGATGATAATTACATTCAATTGGTGTTGCAGGAATCCATAAATATGTCGCTAATGAACTTGCTAACATATCCGTGGATAAAAGAGAAGGTGAAGAAAGAGATGCTGTTTGTTCATGGAGGATACTATGATTTTCTCAACTGTACATTTGAGAAGTGGACGCTTGATTTCAAGGGAGGCAGTGATGAAGAAAAGGGAAGGTTCTTCGTCAAAGATCAACAACTTTGGTGCTGACTGATGCGTTCTTggccattttatatatatatatatatatttgaaacctGTACATTGCAAGAAAATGACAATTATACAAATATAAACGGCGTTTGATACGTAAAAAGCAAAGGCTGCAAAGCTCAATTATCAAATCAAACCACGCCCAAACATTATATTGAGCTAAAGGCAAATCCAGCATGTAATTGGAAGGGATTGTAAAGCTAAGGGTGCAATCTGGCTAGGATTGTCGATTACAGAAGGTAATGGCGCGGGATTATCATTTTATTGTTTGTATGTTTTGTCTCGCCTGAATGTTAAAACCTATATAATATTACAACTTTTTTATGTAGATATCTCAACTTTCATCTCATTTGATATCCATTAGTTATTTATAATAATTTCAAAGGGTAAACTGTAGTTAAAAGTGATTAATCTATTAGTAATTTTACGTCacgattattaaattatttaaaagttttcatttatgtAATTGAATTATTTGAAGGTTTTTCACTAggctcttaatttttttttaaaaaatgttcGACTAGGGAGCTTCAAGTGACAATTCGATGATTGATACAATGGATCAGTATCCATTAACTAATAGAAAAGTATACCTTTAGATCTTATTTGATTTGACAGTCCATGTTAGAGATCGGAGAAAAAAGCTATTTAGATTTTGTTTCGTAAGTTTGTGATATTCAAAACTGTTTCacgaaaaaaaaattgaattgtagAAGAAAAGAGAACGAGAGTTTTCAATTGGTGCAGGTCGTGTGAATAGAGAATTCTTACAATAGGGATTTTAACAatctaatgacttaaataaaatttttgaatagtttaattatcattttataaaatttttaagttaagtgaccaaaatgtaaatttattaaaatttagtaACTTAAGTATAATTTACCATAATTTCAATGTGCACTGGTAATGCAATAATCTATAAACATCTAACTTAAATATTTTAAGATTTATCttctaaaattaataatataagagtaaaattataatttcaaaatattgagACAGGAATGTTCACTTTTTAAAAACTGCTTCACTAAAATAATACTTTCCATTAAGAATGGATTATTTCATAATTCAGCTTTTGCATTCTTATTGTTTCAAATTAATTATGTTTATAATTCAACAAGTTTAACCATCATTTATGACTTCCACAACTCATCAATCAGCACTACACATTTGAATATTAATGATTTGTGTATTAAAAATTGGGGTAAATCACATTAATAGTTTCtaacattttttaaaattacattatagtcatttaacttttaaaagttatATAATAATTACTAATATTCTTGAATtgttaaattttgattatttatctattaattttttaaatttattgttaaggaaaattttaaaatgatattttaattatagTTTAACGCCAAATTTATTATTAACATTTTGAATTAACGTGCTACATCATCAAAATTGAATAATCTAAAtgtaaatttaaacaaaatttagaGACTTAGTGAAATTTATCCTAgaaattaataaatgaagtaGTAATGGTCGATTGGATCCACCTTGGCATATAAAGTCGTTTAAATATCACTCCGAGGTCAAGAAaggaataatttaaattataaggTATGGACATAAAATTTCGAGATCTTTAAGGGGTCAAAACATAAATGTAAAATCGAAGTAAAAAACAGCCGACTGGGAAGAAGCAGAAGAAACAAAGCCTAAAAGATCGAAGCTGCAGTGCATAAAAACAAAGCAAAATCAAAATCGCAGGCAAATTCATAGAGGGAAGGAAATTGGAGGAGACGATTTGAACGGCGAAAATCATGATCTCTCAGTTTTTCGTGCTCTCTCAGCGAGGCGATAACATAGTTTTTCGCGATTGTCAGTTTACCTTCTTATTATTTACTCTTTGGATCCAAATTtcattcctctttttttttttttcattggaATCTTGCGATATATTTATTGGAATGAGATCCTTGCTTTTAAGCTTTTTTTTCTCTCAATAATTAGTGCGATAATTGACTTTGTAGATCTGAATCTTTTTATTTCATATTCGATTCTTGCTCTGTTCAGTTGGATGGAAAATATTTAGTATAAGACAATTCTTTTCCTATGCTGCATTCTGAATTATAGTTTATGCTAGTTTAGCTTtcaaaatttccttttattttcaacCATGATTCTCGAGTCCATTTAGATCAGCTTTCAGTTCATCTTTACTGATGAATGAATGATAAGCTTTGAATTGATTTTGCATGTAGTAATTTAGCAAAATCAGTAGGAATAGTTGGCCTGGAAAGCTATTTATCAATTTCTGGACGCTGAAATTCACGATGCATATGGAAATGTCTTGacctttatttatatttacaattGGCACTTAAGCATGTACCTAATggaagataattgtaaattattatttaCAATATTGATTTATAATTGTGGTTTGATTTTATCGAACACAAAGATCTTTACAGCCCAAAACATGACACTGATTGAATGATTGTTACTGCAGATCGGGGTGAAGTAGCGAAAGGAAGTGCAGAGATTTTCTTCCGGAAAGTTAAGTTCTGGAAAGAGGATGGACAAGAGGAGGCACCCCCTGTCTTTGTAGGTATTATATTACTAAAGAATGTAATATCAGGCCAGATGATTTTATGCCGGCTGGACAAATTATATGCATTAAATAGAATAATCAACATATTTTCTCTAGCTATCCCTCTTGGTATGCTTAGTTTTTAGATTGATTTAATCACTCCTATTATTTATCATGTATCAATGGCTGGTATAATCCAATGCACATTTACTTTATTGTTATAGTTTACAAGCTGGAGTAGTGCTCTAATAATTTTGTACAATTCTTTTCCATCAATAGAATGTGGATGGTGTGAACTACTTCCATGTGAAGGTTGTTGGGCTGTTGTTTGTTGCAACCACAAGGGTTAATGTATCGCCATCTCTTGTCCTGGAACTTCTGCAAAGGATTGCTCGTGTCATTAAAGATTATTTAGGGGTTCTAAGTGAAGATTCATTGCGGAAAAACTTTGTTCTTGTATATGAACTGCTTGATGAAGTCATTGTAAGTTCTTTTCATACTAAACTTTTCagttggtatatatatatttggtcaaAGGCTTGCTACTCTTAATTAACTACCAAGGGATTACTGCACTGTGTCGTTGCTCAAGAAGTTGATACGAGTTTATAATAGACTGCGTGTTAGAATTGACTTGTACATCATAAAATTTAACATTCCTCTCCTATGAAATATGCATAAGGCTTTTCAAATTAGGTGAAGTATTTACCATTAACCATGTATTGTTCTTGTGAAAAGATTCTAATAGCTTctgcttctttttttttccacCAGGACTTTGGTTATGTGCAAACAACATCTACTGAAGTTTTGAAGTCCTACGTTTTTAATGAGCCAATTGTGGTTGATGCTGCACGTTTGCAACCTCTTGGCCC is part of the Gossypium arboreum isolate Shixiya-1 chromosome 5, ASM2569848v2, whole genome shotgun sequence genome and harbors:
- the LOC108468369 gene encoding transcription factor bHLH30-like, whose product is MFPVKSFSGVENNNSPVMLMEGDDSFKDLSERKSAEACNSHKEAERRRRQRINAHFSTLRSLLPNTTKTDKASLLAEVVHHVRELKRQVEDVGRRGRDGCCSNSRPELDKSWPFPGECDEATLSFCNEGGKLLKATICCEDRPGLNHDLSRVIRLVQAKVVRAEMTTVGGRTKSVVVMQWSGDEEQVGPLKRALKDVVENRVSRLAQGPGSKRARVFGSNSETGHGFLVG
- the LOC108451897 gene encoding beta carbonic anhydrase 5, chloroplastic-like → MAWLIRFKARSLVSATRSLRDTLDSYRCSLSHFSGFTTDDSVRSFPRKWLCSKAMRLNDVDDIQSRSSSSPDITRRPSVSASSNSLGVGLQEVTGSKLNLFDELKLRFLSFKHHKYLEELEHFETLKEAQTPKFMVIACADSRVCPSTILGFRPGEAFMIRNVANLVPPLQKGPSETNAALEFAVKTLQVENILIIGHSCCGGIQTLMSMQDNSDSSFIKTWVTNGKNAKLTTESAANHLSFDQQCRLCEKESINMSLMNLLTYPWIKEKVKKEMLFVHGGYYDFLNCTFEKWTLDFKGGSDEEKGRFFVKDQQLWC